A window from Festucalex cinctus isolate MCC-2025b chromosome 4, RoL_Fcin_1.0, whole genome shotgun sequence encodes these proteins:
- the LOC144017458 gene encoding lactadherin-like isoform X2 has protein sequence MTSSRNTRKVNLKAITILLCLSSVIGDYCEVNNCHNGATCVIGVGEEPFICICADGFAGDTCNLTETGPCSPNPCKNDASCQVIAPTRRGDVFNEYTCNCRPGFEGAHCQTNVNDCANRPCKNGGICRDLDGDYSCQCPSPYVGKQCHLRCISLLGMEGGAIAESQISASSVHYGILGLQRWGPELARLNNQGIVNAWTSAVHDKNPWIEVNMQKKMRLTGIITQGASRMGTAEYIKAFKVSSSFDGKTYVTYRMDGQRRDKVLVGNTDNDSTKTNLFDPPIVAQYIRIIPVVCRKACTLRMELVGCEVNGCTEPMGMKSRLISDGQLSASSSFRTWGIDSFTWLPQFARLDKQGKTNAWSPSQNNRTEWIQVDLEKTKRLTGIITQGAKDFGVVQFVSVFKVAYSSDGESWSIVKDINTGSDKLFQGNIDNNSHMKNVFEPPFYARFVRVVPWEWNERITLRMELLGCDD, from the exons GTGACTACTGTGAAGTGAATAATTGTCATAACGGAGCAACGTGCGTGATAGGGGTAGGAGAGGAGCCCTTCATCTGCATCTGTGCAGATGGATTTGCTGGAGACACGTGCAATCTTACCGAGACGG GACCTTGCAGTCCCAACCCCTGTAAGAATGATGCATCTTGCCAGGTAATTGCTCCCACCAGAAGAGGAGATGTTTTCAACGAGTACACCTGCAACTGCAGGCCAGGCTTTGAGGGTGCTCATTGCCAGACCA atGTGAATGACTGTGCCAACCGACCATGTAAAAATGGAGGCATATGCCGAGATCTCGATGGCGATTACTCATGTCAGTGCCCGTCACCCTATGTTGGGAAGCAGTGCCATCTAC GTTGTATTTCTCTTCTGGGAATGGAGGGAGGAGCAATCGCAGAGTCCCAGATTTCAGCTTCTTCTGTGCACTATGGTATTCTGGGTCTTCAACGCTGGGGCCCGGAGTTGGCTCGGCTCAATAATCAAGGTATCGTCAATGCGTGGACATCAGCTGTTCATGACAAGAATCCATGGATCGAG GTCAACATGCAGAAGAAAATGCGTCTAACAGGAATAATAACTCAAGGTGCCAGTCGCATGGGCACGGCAGAATACATAAAAGCCTTCAAGGTGTCGAGCAGCTTTGATGGAAAAACATATGTCACATACAGAATGGATGGACAGCGGCGAGACAAG GTTTTGGTGGGCAACACTGATAACGACAGTACAAAGACAAATCTTTTTGACCCACCCATTGTGGCCCAGTATATCCGCATAATCCCTGTGGTATGTCGAAAGGCATGCACGCTGCGCATGGAGTTGGTGGGATGCGAAGTCAATG GGTGCACAGAGCCAATGGGAATGAAGTCTCGGCTGATCTCAGATGGCCAACTTTCAGCATCAAGTTCCTTCCGCACATGGGGCATCGATTCCTTCACTTGGCTCCCTCAGTTTGCCCGCCTGGATAAGCAGGGGAAGACTAATGCATGGTCTCCTTCCCAAAACAACCGAACGGAGTGGATCCAG GTGGATCTTGAGAAGACAAAGCGCTTGACGGGTATCATCACTCAAGGCGCCAAAGATTTTGGGGTGGTGCAATTTGTGTCTGTCTTCAAAGTGGCTTACAGTAGTGATGGAGAGTCTTGGAGTATTGTGAAGGACATCAACACAGGCAGTGATAAG CTTTTCCAAGGCAATATCGACAACAACAGTCATATGAAGAATGTTTTTGAGCCGCCGTTCTACGCCCGATTTGTCCGAGTGGTTCCCTGGGAGTGGAATGAGCGCATCACTCTACGCATGGAGCTGCTGGGCTGCGATGACTAG
- the LOC144017446 gene encoding nucleobindin-2-like, protein MWWSRVLLVSWVLVLVQLLTLEAVPISKDKTKINQEPEVNIEDAPASVDTGLHYDRYLREVIDFLEKDEHFREKLHNTDMEDIKQGKLAKELDFVSHHVRTKLDELKRQEVNRLRTLIKARHDLEGGNDMAVDHQALLKQFEYLNHMNPHTFEVDDLDRLIKSATNDLENFDKERHEEFKRYEMMKEHDRREHLKTLDEDERKREEEHYEELRKKHADHPKVNHPGSQNQLKEVWEDTDGLDPEDFDPKTFFNLHDTNGDGFFDEQELESLFTKELEKLYDPTNEEDDMVEMEEERLRMREHVMNEVDSNKDRLVSLDEFMTATNKKEFLEPDSWETLEQNQPYTDEEMREFEEHLARQEQELHQKSADLQKQRDELERQQEQLNAQKIELQQAVDHMERLKAEKLEPPPEVHVEGNAIPEVHAVDNQQQHDQEAPAQEHQPADPVHGDASQERGQHQNQQAGEQTHQDLPPGHQASPQIDNHLP, encoded by the exons ATGTGGTGGAGTCGTGTCCTGCTAGTCAGCTGGGTTCTGGTGCTGGTCCAGCTGCTCACTTTGGAGGCAGTTCCCATCAGTAAGGACAAGACTAAAATTAATCAGGAGCCAGAGGTCAATATTGAAGATGCTCCTGCTAGTGTG GACACTGGGCTCCACTATGATCGCTACCTCAGAGAAGTAATTGATTTTCTAGAGAAAGATGAACATTTCAGAGAAAAACTCCACAACACAGACATGGAAGATATCAAG CAAGGCAAACTCGCCAAAGAGTTGGACTTTGTCAGCCACCACGTCCGAACCAAACTGGACGAGCTGAAGAGGCAGGAGGTGAATCGACTCCGGACTCTCATCAAGGCTCGCCATGATCTTGAAGGCGGCAATG ACATGGCGGTGGACCACCAGGCTCTGCTGAAACAGTTTGAATACTTGAACCACATGAACCCGCATACATTTGAAGTGGATGACTTGGATCGCCTGATAAAATCG GCCACAAATGATCTGGAGAACTTCGACAAAGAGAGACACGAGGAGTTCAAGCGTTACGAAATGATGAAGGAGCACGACAGGCGGGAGCACCTGAAGACGCTGGATGAAGACGAGCGAAAGCGGGAGGAGGAGCACTATGAGGAGCTGAGGAAAAAACACGCCGACCACCCCAAAGTCAACCACCCG ggtaGTCAGAATCAACTGAAGGAAGTATGGGAAGATACAGACGGCTTAGACCCGGAGGATTTTGATCCCAAAACTTTCTTCAACTTGCACG ACACCAACGGAGACGGCTTCTTTGACGAACAGGAACTGGAGTCGCTGTTCACCAAGGAG CTGGAGAAACTGTACGATCCCACCAATGAGGAGGATGATATGGTGGAAATGGAGGAGGAGAGGTTACGCATGAGGGAGCATGTCATGAATGAG GTGGATTCCAACAAAGACAGGCTGGTCTCTTTAGATGAGTTCATGACTGCTACGAATAAAAAAGAATTCTTGGAGCCAGATAGCTGGGAG ACGTTGGAGCAGAACCAGCCCTACACGGATGAGGAGATGAGGGAGTTTGAGGAGCACCTCGCTCGCCAAGAGCAGGAACTTCATCAGAAGTCTGCTGATCTTCAGAAACAGAGAGATGAGCTGGAGAGGCAACAGGAGCAGCTCAATGCgcagaaaattgaattgcaaCAG GCAGTTGATCACATGGAACGTCTCAAGGCAGAAAAACTCGAACCCCCTCCCGAGGTCCATG TGGAAGGAAACGCCATCCCGGAGGTCCACGCGGTCGACAATCAACAGCAACACGACCAGGAGGCCCCCGCCCAAGAGCATCAACCTGCAGATCCGGTTCACGGGGATGCTTCTCAGGAACGGGGTCAACACCAGAATCAGCAAGCGGGCGAGCAGACGCATCAAGATTTGCCTCCAGGCCACCAAGCGAGCCCGCAAATCGACAACCACCTGCCATAG
- the LOC144017458 gene encoding lactadherin-like isoform X1: MTSSRNTRKVNLKAITILLCLSSVIGDYCEVNNCHNGATCVIGVGEEPFICICADGFAGDTCNLTETGPCSPNPCKNDASCQVIAPTRRGDVFNEYTCNCRPGFEGAHCQTNVNDCANRPCKNGGICRDLDGDYSCQCPSPYVGKQCHLRCISLLGMEGGAIAESQISASSVHYGILGLQRWGPELARLNNQGIVNAWTSAVHDKNPWIEVNMQKKMRLTGIITQGASRMGTAEYIKAFKVSSSFDGKTYVTYRMDGQRRDKVLVGNTDNDSTKTNLFDPPIVAQYIRIIPVVCRKACTLRMELVGCEVNVYSNATGCTEPMGMKSRLISDGQLSASSSFRTWGIDSFTWLPQFARLDKQGKTNAWSPSQNNRTEWIQVDLEKTKRLTGIITQGAKDFGVVQFVSVFKVAYSSDGESWSIVKDINTGSDKLFQGNIDNNSHMKNVFEPPFYARFVRVVPWEWNERITLRMELLGCDD; the protein is encoded by the exons GTGACTACTGTGAAGTGAATAATTGTCATAACGGAGCAACGTGCGTGATAGGGGTAGGAGAGGAGCCCTTCATCTGCATCTGTGCAGATGGATTTGCTGGAGACACGTGCAATCTTACCGAGACGG GACCTTGCAGTCCCAACCCCTGTAAGAATGATGCATCTTGCCAGGTAATTGCTCCCACCAGAAGAGGAGATGTTTTCAACGAGTACACCTGCAACTGCAGGCCAGGCTTTGAGGGTGCTCATTGCCAGACCA atGTGAATGACTGTGCCAACCGACCATGTAAAAATGGAGGCATATGCCGAGATCTCGATGGCGATTACTCATGTCAGTGCCCGTCACCCTATGTTGGGAAGCAGTGCCATCTAC GTTGTATTTCTCTTCTGGGAATGGAGGGAGGAGCAATCGCAGAGTCCCAGATTTCAGCTTCTTCTGTGCACTATGGTATTCTGGGTCTTCAACGCTGGGGCCCGGAGTTGGCTCGGCTCAATAATCAAGGTATCGTCAATGCGTGGACATCAGCTGTTCATGACAAGAATCCATGGATCGAG GTCAACATGCAGAAGAAAATGCGTCTAACAGGAATAATAACTCAAGGTGCCAGTCGCATGGGCACGGCAGAATACATAAAAGCCTTCAAGGTGTCGAGCAGCTTTGATGGAAAAACATATGTCACATACAGAATGGATGGACAGCGGCGAGACAAG GTTTTGGTGGGCAACACTGATAACGACAGTACAAAGACAAATCTTTTTGACCCACCCATTGTGGCCCAGTATATCCGCATAATCCCTGTGGTATGTCGAAAGGCATGCACGCTGCGCATGGAGTTGGTGGGATGCGAAGTCAATG TTTATTCCAACGCAACAGGGTGCACAGAGCCAATGGGAATGAAGTCTCGGCTGATCTCAGATGGCCAACTTTCAGCATCAAGTTCCTTCCGCACATGGGGCATCGATTCCTTCACTTGGCTCCCTCAGTTTGCCCGCCTGGATAAGCAGGGGAAGACTAATGCATGGTCTCCTTCCCAAAACAACCGAACGGAGTGGATCCAG GTGGATCTTGAGAAGACAAAGCGCTTGACGGGTATCATCACTCAAGGCGCCAAAGATTTTGGGGTGGTGCAATTTGTGTCTGTCTTCAAAGTGGCTTACAGTAGTGATGGAGAGTCTTGGAGTATTGTGAAGGACATCAACACAGGCAGTGATAAG CTTTTCCAAGGCAATATCGACAACAACAGTCATATGAAGAATGTTTTTGAGCCGCCGTTCTACGCCCGATTTGTCCGAGTGGTTCCCTGGGAGTGGAATGAGCGCATCACTCTACGCATGGAGCTGCTGGGCTGCGATGACTAG